The proteins below come from a single Halostagnicola larsenii XH-48 genomic window:
- a CDS encoding HEAT repeat domain-containing protein: MSDEDAPDSEPTQETLEERIDAIRGEFTSIEADLEPIRADLDPIRDEIEPVHDTVEAAETEDDLDEVEAELEPVRSDVEAVREEFDAVREEFDEIELPEPETDEDDEEESDGEEDDDAPDGPIAELETEQEALEEILDDLEAEIDDLEDEVDDIQSDVDDQRGPYATDVIDEVDDANGDIESTRWTEEGEQELRAAVEAALEDSNAVLGTSTSIPADEPLLDALVEALETLEAEIEAADLDPDDDADQIASLLEITDELQSGVDDATAWDDLQVREQLRREGYYDVLDHVKDFPPEWHALKVHEKRGNVDMVLLALESLGSDFMEEHCLEALERMGPEEAIEPMLQRANRRDTTAMSILGKIGKDDEEVVETLLEYVDSNPQLQRPAMRALGEIGSEDAVQPIANQLVAEETVVRSSAARALGLIGDTRAIEPLAERLEEDDEDTARASAAWALNQIGTERALEAAAGASDDRAYLVQAEAEKADLEPTA, encoded by the coding sequence ACGCTCCCGACTCCGAGCCAACGCAGGAAACTCTCGAGGAGCGAATCGACGCGATCCGCGGCGAGTTCACGTCGATCGAAGCCGACCTCGAGCCCATTCGCGCCGACCTGGATCCGATTCGAGACGAGATCGAACCGGTCCACGACACCGTCGAGGCCGCCGAAACCGAAGACGACCTCGACGAGGTCGAAGCGGAACTCGAGCCGGTCAGGTCGGATGTCGAAGCCGTTCGCGAGGAGTTCGATGCCGTCCGTGAGGAGTTCGACGAGATCGAACTGCCCGAACCCGAAACGGACGAGGACGACGAGGAAGAAAGCGACGGAGAAGAAGACGACGACGCCCCCGATGGACCAATCGCGGAGCTCGAGACCGAACAGGAAGCACTCGAGGAGATACTCGACGATCTCGAAGCCGAAATCGACGACCTCGAAGACGAGGTCGACGACATCCAGTCCGACGTCGACGACCAGCGAGGGCCGTACGCAACGGATGTCATCGACGAGGTCGACGACGCCAACGGGGATATCGAGAGCACCCGCTGGACCGAAGAGGGAGAGCAAGAACTTCGAGCGGCGGTCGAGGCCGCACTCGAGGATAGCAACGCCGTGTTGGGGACGTCGACTTCGATTCCAGCGGACGAACCGCTGCTCGACGCGCTGGTCGAGGCACTCGAGACGCTCGAGGCCGAAATCGAGGCCGCGGACCTCGACCCCGACGACGACGCAGACCAGATCGCCTCGCTGCTCGAGATCACCGACGAGCTACAGTCCGGCGTCGACGACGCGACGGCCTGGGACGATCTGCAGGTGCGCGAACAGCTTCGCCGCGAAGGCTACTACGACGTTCTCGATCACGTCAAGGACTTCCCGCCGGAGTGGCACGCGCTGAAGGTCCACGAAAAACGCGGCAACGTCGACATGGTCTTGCTCGCGCTCGAGTCGCTGGGCTCTGACTTCATGGAAGAACACTGTCTCGAGGCCTTAGAACGGATGGGTCCCGAGGAGGCGATCGAACCGATGCTCCAGCGGGCGAACCGCAGAGACACGACGGCGATGTCGATCCTCGGCAAGATCGGCAAAGACGACGAGGAAGTCGTCGAGACGCTGCTCGAGTACGTCGATTCGAACCCACAGCTCCAGCGCCCGGCGATGCGGGCGCTCGGCGAAATCGGCAGCGAGGACGCGGTACAACCGATCGCGAACCAGTTGGTCGCCGAGGAAACAGTCGTTCGAAGCTCCGCCGCCCGTGCGCTCGGACTGATCGGCGACACCCGCGCGATCGAACCGCTCGCCGAACGACTCGAGGAGGACGACGAAGACACGGCCCGCGCGAGCGCCGCCTGGGCGCTCAACCAGATCGGCACCGAACGCGCCCTCGAGGCCGCTGCTGGTGCTTCCGACGACCGTGCGTACCTCGTGCAGGCCGAAGCCGAAAAGGCGGATCTCGAGCCTACCGCCTAA